The following nucleotide sequence is from Halorussus caseinilyticus.
CGGCCAGCGTCGTCGCTCCGTCCACGTCGTCCACCCGGCTATCGACCGGACCGCTCGGGTGGAAGGGTCGTTCCAGCACGCCGTCGTCGTCGGTGTCCGCGCCGGGCGCGTCGGCCCAGTAGTTGCCCCGGCCGTCGCCGGTCCAGACCCGGAGCGGACCGAGCGACGCCGAGACGTACCGGTCGTTGTCCACGAAGTCGTTCGCCACGACCCGGTTGGTCGAGATGAGCGACGACGCGCGGAATCCCACGTCGTTGCCGACCACGACGTTGCGCTCGTAGAGGGAGGTCCGCGAGGGCGCTTCGAGACCGTAGTGGTTGTCAACGACCACGTTCTCGGCGACGTAGGACGCCCGACCGCCGACGTTGACGCCCGAGTAGCTATCGCGGACCTCGTTTCCGACGATTAGGTTACCGGTCGGCCGAGTCATCACGACCACGCCCATGTCGGTTCCCGTCGCGGTGTTGTTGGCGACCAGCGCGCCGGAGGTGTACATCTCGTGGACGCCAAAGCGCATCCCGTCGCGGCCGACCATCCGGTTGTCCCTGACGACGAGTCCGTCCGCGAGGTGGGTGTACACCCCGTCGCGGCCCCCGACGAACGTCGAGTCCTGCACGACGACCCGCGAGCGCATCACCATCACGCCCATGAAGCCGTCGGTCCACTCCTCGCTTCCGACGACGGTGACGTTCTCCACGACGGCGTTTTGGCTCCAGCGCACGACGACGCCGTTCGCGGGGGTATCGACGGAGACGTTCCGGACCAGCGACCCGTTGGCCGAGTCGAGTGTGACGCCAGCGTCACCGTATCCGTAGCCGAGTTGGACCCGGTAGTCCCACTGGTCGGCCCGGTCGGTCGAGACGTTCTCGGCCGAGAGCGTGCCGCCGACGCCCGAGATTCGGAGGTCCGCGACTGCCACGCGCGGCGCTGTCGCGGTCACGACGGTCCCGGTTCCGTCGCCTCGGAGGTGGGTCGCGTTCCCGGCACCGCGGAGCGTCAGGGGCTTGTCGATGGTGAGGGGGTCGTCGGTCGTGCGGTCGGCGTCGTAGGTGCCGGGCGGGACCCGAACCGCGGTGTTCGGCGGGGCCGCATCGACCGCCGCCGCGAGGGTCGGCGCGTCCTCGCCGACGACCACCGAGACCGGCCGGTCGAGAAGTCGGTCGGCGTCGGCGACTCGCTGGTCGGCCCACTGATGTCGCTCGCGGACCGCGGTCCGGAACGACTCGCGGGTCGCGGCCCCGGTTCCGAAGTCGGTCGCTCGAACCGCCTCCCACCGGCGGAGTTCGCCGCCGTACTCGGCGGCGAACTCCGCGGCGGCCGACCGGGTAGAGAAGGGGACGACCGCTTCGCCCGCCGGGGTTCGCGCTCTGCTCCCGACGACGAAGTAGGCGTCCTCGGCCGCGACCCACCCGACGTACGCCGATGGGGTGTCGGGTTTCCGGAGGTAGCCGTCGTCGCCGACTTCCAACCGGGCGTCGGCGTAGTCGCTGACGTACACCGTCAGCGGGACGCCGAACTGTCGGGCGTGGCCCTCGCGCGCGAGTTCGTCAACCAGCGAGGTGACGCCGTGGTAGCCCACGACGTAGCGATACTGGGAGTAGAACACTTCGGCGCGCGGAATCTCGACGCCGCGCTCGCGGGCCTCGACGGTGGTGGCGGCGGTCATCCCCATGTCGATGGTGTCCTCGAAGGGGACCGGTTCGGGGCGGCGCGCGCCCACGTCCACCGCGAACGCGGCGCTACTCACCAGCAGGAAGGCGAACAGGACCGCGAGGACGTGTTTCGGATTCATCTCGTCGGGGACCTCCGCGGGGAGGGTACTGCCGGAATCGTAAGCGACGCTCACGTTTACCCCCTTTCCCCGGTTTTCACTTTCCGAGAAACGGACGAGGAGGTATAGATCCTCCCGGTCTAGAGTAGGTATCATGTGTTCGCCGGACCGAGAGCAACGTTCCCCGTCCCACGACTCACACCACCGTTGCACGCGCGACCACCGCGGCGACGCGACCGGGAGACGCCGTGACCCGACCGACGGGCGCAGGCGCTCGGTTCTCCGGGCGGGTGCGCTCGGGATTGGGGCGTCTCTCGCGGGGTGTCTCGGTGGCTTGACCGGCGACGGCGGCGAGGTCCCGGCCGCGATTTCGGTCGCGGGGGGTCTCGACTGCGACGCGTGCGGGATGGTCGTCGAGAAGCATCCGGGTCCCAACGGCCAACTCTTCTACGAGGGCGACAGTCCCGAGGGCCACGACAACCCCGCGCGATTCGACTCGCTGAAGCAGTGTTTCTTCCCGTACAAACTCGAACACGAGCAGATGGGGTGGAACCTCGACGCGGCCTACGTCACCGACTACTCGTCGGTGGACTACGACGTTTCGACGCAGGGCGGGACGACGACTATCTCCTCGCACACCGCTCCGGAGTCGTTCGCGCGGGCGAAGGACGTTCAGTACGTCGTGGACAGCGAAGTAGAAGGCGCGATGGGACCGGACTTCGTTCCGTTCTCGACGCAGGGCGACGCCCAGTCGTTCGCCGACGAGTACGGCGGCGAAGTCGTCTCCTACGGCGACATCGGCGAAGGGCTACTCGGGAGGTGACCTCGTTCGCGGTCGGACTAGTCGGAGCGGTTCGGGCCGTCGGTCTCGACTTCGACCGCGACCTCGTTGCGGCGCATGAACGGCGGCGTCCACGGGTCGTCGTACTGGAGGACGACCGGACGGCCGAGCGGTTCGAGGTCCCGCGTTTCGAGTTCGTCTCGCAGGTCCCGGAGGTTTCGCTCGATTCGGTCGTCGGTCGCGTACCACGAGAACCGCTGGACGGCGAGCGTCCGCGGGGGTTCGACCACGAGTCTGACTCTCGGGTCGGTCGGCGTCGGCGCGGTGCCGGGCGTGTACTCCTCGGGCAGGTAGAACGCCATGGTGACGCCGCCGTCCCGCGTGGCGGACTTGGCCGTGGTGCGGACCGGCGCGGTCATCGGGACGCTCTCGCCGTCGGTCCACGCGGTCCGGACCGGCGTCGTCATCGAAACCTCGGTTCCCCCGGCGTCGGTCGCCACGGGTGCGGTCATCGAGAGTTCCTCGTCGGCGGCGTTCTCGCCGGAGATGTACCGGAAGAGGCGGCCGAAGGCGGTTCGCTGGTCGTCTGCGGTGGTCTCCACGAGGACGGTCCGGGTGTAGCGCCGGAGTTCCACGCCGTCGAAGGTCTCTACGGTCTCGTAGGGGACTGTCTCGGTCGTTCGGTCCACGTAGGTTCCCCACCCGACCCACGCCGCGAGGAGTCCGCCCACCCCGGCGAGTAGTGCCTTGGTTCGAGTGCGCATAGGTCGGGTACGCCGGGCGACGTGAAAAGTTCGCGCGACGGATTCAGCGGGACCGGCGCGTAAATCTACGCCGGGCCAGCGTGTGACCGAACGGAGACGCCGGGGGACGCGGCGTCGAACTCGCACCGGTAAGAGGTACTTCGACGTATTTTTAGGGAACGTCCTCTTTCTCACCCGTATGGCAGACTTTCAGGTCGTCGTCGCGGACCCCGAATCCGGGGCGACCCACCAGCGCGACGTAGACGGACAGGACGCGAACCGATTCCTCGGCAAATCCATCGGCGAGGAAGCAGACGGCGGTGCGGTCGGTCTCGACGGCTACACGGTCGAGATTACCGGCGGTTCCGACGACGCCGGTCGCCCGATGCGCGGCGACGTGGCAGGCCCGAACCTCAAGGAAGTCCTCCTCGACGGCGGCACGGGCTACAAGCCCTCCCGCGACGGCGAGCGCAAGCGCGTGACCGTCCGCGGCGGCGAGGTCAGCGAGGCCACCGCCCAACTCAACGTCAAAATCAGCGAACGCGGCGACGAGTCCGTCGAGGACCTCCTCGGCGGCGGCGAAGACGACGAGTAGCGCCGCGACCACAGAGGTTTTCTCTCTCACGTCCCTACTGGCGGCCAGCACCCGCTATGGCCGACCGCATCTCAAGCGACCACTCCTCGCTGACGACCGTCCGCTCGACGCTCGCCCGAAGCGGGGGTCTCGACCGCCCGAAAGTCGAGATTCCCGCCGACGAGTCCGACCGATTCCCCGACGGCGAGGTCGTGCGCGTCGTCGCCGGGGACCACGAGTACCGCGCCCGCATCGAGTCGCCGCTGACCGGCGACGGCCGCGAGATTCGGGGTCTCTACGAGACGCCCTCGGCCGCGCGCAACCCCGGCGACGGCGAAAACCACCTCTCGTCGTGGCTGGCCGACACCACCGTCGAGTTCGGCCAGTCGGTCCTCGTGGACGTAATCGAGGCGGGATTCAAGTACGGCCTGCGCGAACCCGGCCAGCGCGTCTTCTACGAGGCCACCGAATCGCCCGACGACAGTCTGGCGAGCATTGCGGAGCAACTGGACGAATAGTTCTCGACGGCGTTTAGAATCGTATAGCTGTCTTTGAGCAATAATTTCATCCGTTAGAGAAAGTCTTTTGTTTCTCCTCGGCGCGTGCGGGCACGGCGTCGTCGGGAGCGGAGCGACCGACGGCTCGGGGGACGCGGGTTGTCCCCCGGCGCTCGCGAGCGCCGCGGCTCGCACGCGAGGGACGACACCGACCGAGCGAAGCGACGGGAGTGAGGAGGTTGGGGGGGACGAGGGCGGTGCCGTGCGGTCGCGGTATGATTGGCTCACGCCTGTCGCTGGCGTCTCGTCGTCCGTTTCGTCGGTCTCTCTTTCACCGTCATTTTCGTCGGTCTCTCTTTCACCGTCATTTTCGTCGGTCTCTCTTTCACCGTCATTTTCGTCGGTCTCTCGTTTCCTCCCGCGCCGCGCATCGCTCGCCCGGACACCCGGACCGTGGTCCAGTCGGCCGAGCGTTCGCTGGCGGTCGGTCGGGCGAGCGCATCCCGTGGTCGGTGTCGCCGAGCGCACCCCGTGGCCGAGTACCAAGACTTTTACCCCGGAAAGTCGCGTTCGAAACCATGAGCGACGACGCCGAGCGCGACGAGTTGGTGGACGACGAGACGATTCCCGAGGACGTGGACGAAGCGGAACTCGAAGAGATGGCCGAGGAGGACCCGGCCGCCGCCTTCGAACACGTCGGGGAGATTCCCGGCACGCACCTCCGGGCCGCGGAGTTCTGGGACGACATCCTCGCCGACATGGAGGCGACCGCCGAGGAGTACGAGACCGACGGGTGGGACACCCTCCAACTCCACCCCGGCGACGTGACCGCGCTCGTCCCCGACGAACACGACGACCGGTTCGGTCTCGACGTGCTGGCACCCGACGACGAGTTCGAGGAACTCCAAGGCCTGCTGGAAGGTGACGCCTCCTTCGACGCCTACGAGGTGTTCCGCGCGATGGCCGACGGTCTGGTGCTGTTCGTGGTCGCCATGGAGGACCGCGACCGGGAGATTGCGGTCCTCTACCCCGCCTACTACGACGCCCAGAACGCCCAAGCGATGCTCACGGCCGCCGAGAGCGCCGGGGAGATGCGGACCTACGTCCGGACGCTGACCGAAGAACAAATCGAGTTCACCCACGACGAACCCGAGAACTTCGGCCCGCCGTCTAGCGAGGGCGACGAGGGCGAGTAAGCCGACGGCGAGTGAGTCGCCGAGCGTAGCGCCGGACTGCGACCGACCGAGGTCGGCCGACGGACCGATACGGGCGGACGCCGAACTCCTCGTCGGATGACCGGAGCGGACATCGACTCGCCGACAGAAATCACCGACACCATCGAGCAACCCGACCGGGGCGCACTTCGACGCGCGCTGTTCGACTTCAAGCGATGGTTCCTGATAGACGCCAACCGCTGGTTCGTCGTCGGCCTGCTCGCCGGAGCGACGTTCGTCCTGACCGTCGTCGTCGGGACGTTCGGGCCGGTGTCGGTCCAGCGATTCCTCTCGGAAGGCGTCTCACCCGGCACGACGCTGGTGGAACTGCTCAAGACCATCGTCTCGGTCGTCACCATCGTTCTCTCCATCAATCAACTCGTCCTGTCGCCGGAACTCGGTCCCGTCAGCGACCAGCGCGGTCGGTTAGAAGACACGATGGAACTCCGCCGCCGGAGCGAGGGCCTGCTCGACGACACCGTGAGTCCGCTCTCGCCGGGCCAGTATCTCGACGACCTCGTGTCGGCGCTCCGCGACCGAGCGACCGACCTCCGGGCGGACGTGACGGGCGGTCCCGAGTTGGAGAGCGAAGTGGACGACTTCGCCGAGAACCTCGCGGCCGACGCCGAGAGCGTGAACGAGGAACTCGCCGACGCCAAGTTCGGCGACTTCGAGGCGGTCGCGGCCGTGATGGACTTCGACACCTCCGGGAAGATACGCCACCTGCGCCGGATTCGCAAGGAGTACGCCGACCAGTTGGACGACGACGAGCGCGAGGCGCTGGTCGAGACGGTCAACGCCTTGGAGTTGTTCGTCATCGCCCGAAGCTATCTGAAGACGACCTACATCCGCACGGAGTTCATCAACTTCTCGCGGGCGCTCCTCTACGTCGGTCTCCCGTCGCTCCTGCTGGCGTTCTGGGCCGCACAGACGTACGACCCCGGCGTGTTCCCCGGCCAGACGCTCGGCGTCGAGAACCGCCTCTGGTTCGTCAGCGGCGCGGCCACCGTCTCGCTGGTGCCGTTCGTCACGCTCATTTCGTACATCTCGCGGCTGGCGACCGTCTCCCAATCGACGCTGTTCATCGGTCCGTTCGTCGCCGGGAGCGAACAGCACGAAGAAGAGTAGTCCCTGCGTTGGTTATCCGACCAACGGTTTTATAGCGTTGGCTATAGAACCAACGAACGATGGATGGTCGTGACGGACGACGATTTCGACGGATACGAACGGACGAAGGTGTACGACGACGGGACGCTGGTTCGCATTTCGGTTCGTCGGACCGAGGACGGTTCGTATCCCTCGGGATGGCGGTATACGCTCCACTATGGCGCACTCACACCCGACTCGAAAACACTCGAAGACGGGACAATCAGGCGGTACGACAACGCACACGAGGATACGAAAGGTCACGAACGACACGTCGCACCCGACCCAGAACCAGAACACGTCGACTTCCCCGGAATGGCGGAACTCTACGAACGGTTTTGGGACGAAATACCGATAACGCGATTCGGACCATCTGACCACAATAAGTGATACACATGACCGAACCTAAGAACATACTCTTAGTTACAGTCGGCCGCGGTGAGGAGACGTACGAAGAGGGACTGAAAGCGATTCGACGACTCGACCGTGGCGAGTCGGTTGAAAAACCGACGACAGTGACGTTTGCGAACGAGAAACAACTCGGAAGCGTCTTCGACGAGCGCACTTACGCGCTTCTTCGGGTCGTTCGAGAGAACTCTCCCGACAGTATCCGAGAGACGGCACGGCTCGTCGGACGGGACGTGAAAAACGTCCATCGAGAACTGACGAAACTGGAAGCTCTCGGAATCATCCGCTTCGAGAAAGACGGTCAGTCGAAGCGACCCGTGTTTCCGTACGACGACCTCTTTATTAGTCCGTTCGCGCACGACGCGGGCGATACCGCCGCGCCGGTCTGATTTCGGACTACATCCGCCTCGGCCGTCAGTCGTCGGTCTCGGCGGCGTCCCCGGTCTCCATCTCGTGGCCGCAGTTCGGACACTCCAGTTCGTCGTGGCGCAACTGCTCGCTGGCCGACCGGACCTCGCGCATCACGCCCGAGATGCGGTCTTCGGCCTCCAACTCCTCTTCGACCGACAAGTCCACGCCCTCGACTTCGAGCAGGAACTTCGCCACCTCGGTCACTTCGTACATCATGTCGTCCAACTCCTCGGCGGTGAAGAAGCCGGACATCGCGCCGTAGAGGAACGTCGCACCGGACTGTCGGACCTTATCCTCGAACGACGAGCGGGCCTGATTGACCGCCTGCGGGGTGTAGGTGTCGGTCATGAACGGCACGAGGCCGGGGAGGTTCTCGCCGATTTTTGTCATCTCGACCCCGGTCTCGGTCCGGAAGTCGGCACAGAGCCGCGCGATGGCCCACTCGCGGGCCGTGATGTAGGTCCGGTCGCGCAGAAACTCGTTGACCCGCTCGTACTGCGCGCCGTCCATCTTCTTGAAGCGTTCGTACTTCCGCACGTCCGCCGGAACGTCTTCGGTTTGGGTGGCTTGCTCTTCGCTTTCGACCGCTCGCTCGTCGCGTTCGTCGGCGTCGTCGGCGGACCGTTCGGCGTCCTGCTTGTCGTTCTCGGGCGGACGCGGTGGGTCGTCTGCCATGAATCCGGGTAGCGGTGGAAGGTGGAAAAGCGTATCGTCTGGTGGTAAGGGTGGCGGGCTACACAATTGTTTTGTCGGAGGCGGCGGTTGGGTGAGGTATGAACGTCCTGCTCGGAATCGGCGGAAGCGACGACTCGCTCCGCGCGCTCGAAGAGACCATCGAACGCGCGCAGGCCGCAGGCGACGACCTCACGGTAGCTATACTCGAAAACCCCGAGAGCGAACGCGAGACCCGCGACATCGAGACGCGGGTGTTCGAGGCGCTCGAAACGGCGGAGTTCGCGGCCGGTGTCAGACACCTCTCGGGCGACCCCGGAAGCCGACTCGTGGACCTCGCCGAACGCGAAGAGTTCGACCAAATCGTTCTCGGCGGCGGCCAGCGCAGTCCGATGGGGAAAATCAAACTCGGCCACATCGCGGAGTTCGTCCTCCTCAACTCCCCGGTCAGCGTCAAACTGGTACGATGAGTCGAAGCGAGCGTAGCTATCCGGACGAAGCGGCGGGGTCGTTCCCGAAGCCGCCGCTGTCGTTCGCCGACAAGGAAGGTCGGGAACTGGAGATTCGGCCCTACGAGGACGACGAGTTCGAAGCCGTCGTGGAGATGTACGCCGATTTCGAACCCGCCGACCGCGCGCAGGGCATCCCTCCGGCCACCGAGTCGCGGGTCCGCGATTGGTTCGAGAACCTGCTGGACGGTCTCAACGTGGTCGCGTGGCACGACGACCGGGCGGTCGGTCACGCCACGCTGGTCCCCGACGAGGACGCCTACGAACTCGCCATCTTCGTCCATCAGGAGTACCAGCGCGCGGGCATCGGGTCGAACCTCATCCGGGCGTTGCTCGGCCACGGGCAGGCCAACGGCGTCGAGAAGGTGTGGCTGACGGTCGAACGCTGGAACCACGCCGCGGTGAATCTCTACGAGTCCGTCGGGTTCGAGACCCACGGCACCGAGAGCTTCGAGATAGAGATGGTCCTCAGGCTCTGAATCGGGTCGAAGCGGACGCCGACGGGAACAAAGTCCCGAACGCCCGCGGAAAACGGCCAGCGCAGTCACGAAGGTCCGACACTGCTCACGAAGTCGTTCCTCCGGCGAAACGGGTACGACGACGCGGACGAGGGGGGTGACGGCGAAAAAAGCGCGTAGGCGACTTCACACCGACAGCACGGGTTGGCTGGCGTACAGAAGGACGTACTCGGCGGCCTTCTCCAGCACTTCGCCGGGTTCCCCGCTGAGCGGTTCGCGCGGAATCACGAGGAAGTCGGCGTCGATGTCCTCGGCGGTGTCGAGAACCGCGCTTCCGGGATGTTGGGTCTTTCTGGTGGTCGAGAAGCCGAAGGCGTTCGAGGTAGAGACGGTCACGCCGTAGTCGGACGCGAGTTCGCGCACCTCCTCGATGAACGTCTCGGTGTCCGAGAGAACGTCCTCCTTGGCGACGGCCCCGCGTTCGATGCCCCGGACGAGTTCCTCACCGAGGACGTACATCGCATGGACCGACGCGCCGTACTGTTCGGCGACGGCGACGGCGTACTCGACGGCTTCGACCGACTCGTCGCTCCCATCGACCGGAACGAGGACGGTATCAACTTCGAGCGGCGGCGCGGTCATGTGCGTACGTGGACGGGCATCGGGCAAAAATCCTCGCTTCGAGTGGGGGCGTGACTGTGTTGTTCTTGTCGGGAGTAGAGGGGGTCGTGACGCCAGCAGGAACCACTCCGAAGAAGGCGAGCCGGTAGCGTCAGGGTCAAGCAACGGAGTCCCGCGACGGCAATCTATCGCCGACTCCGAGGAGTCACCGCACCGCCCCGCACAGCACCGCGACGGCCTCACGCCTCCCCAGCCTCGTCGTTCGCTCCCTGCGGTCGCTCACTCCTCCCTCGCGCGGATGGGCGCGGCGCACGAGCGCCGGGGGACAACCCGCATCCCCCGAGCCGTCGGTCGCTCGTTCGCGGTTGTACCGCTCTCAGTCGCGCCGCGTTGCGGCGCGCACCGCTCCCGACGACGCCGCGCCCGCACGCGCCGACAGAGGGAAATAAAATCCTAACTCTAAGAATTGTTTTTCTTTCCTTCGCATATCTTTACCAGTTCGAACACGCACCTCGTCGGCGTCCGACGGCGCGACGGCCGGTGGCCGCGTTCGCGCCGGATACCCCGATTCCAAACGTTCAAACCCGAAGCCGACCAACCCCGGCCCAGTGACCGCAAGCGATTCGTGGCGCGAGGTGTTCGGCCACGCCGACCCGTACGACGAGCAGGTGGACGGCATCGAAACCGCCATCGACACCGCCGAAGACGGCGGATTCGCGGTGGTCGAGGGTGCCTGCGGGACCGGCAAGACCATGCTAGCGCTGACGGCGGGCATCCACCTCGTCCGCGACCCCGACAGCCACTACGAGCGGGTGGTCGTCCTCACCAGCGTCAAACAGCAACTCCGCCAGTTCGAAGAAGACCTCCGGACCGTCAATTCGAATCTCCCCGACGACTGGGACCCCGTGACGGCGCTCACCCTCGTCGGGAAGGCCGACGTGTGCCCGTACAACCGCGAGAACGCCGGTGGCATCGACGACTCGAACGTCTACGAGCGATGCGAGTCGCTCCGCGAGGACACTCGCGCCATCACCGGCGAGGCCGGAGCGACGACCGGTCGAAATCTCGTCTCGCGCGCGCGAAGCCAGCAGACCGGACTGGCCGACTCGGGGTCCCAAGGCCGGGCCGCCGCGAGTTATCTCGAAACCGCCGACGAACCGACGCCCTACCCGCCGGAGATGCCCGAGTACGACGACGTGGAGTACTGTCCGTTCTACGCGCAGTTCTTGGAGGAACTACCGGAGGACGGCGACCCCGTGGAGGCGGTCCCGTTCGACTTCGATAGCATGGGTCTCATCGACCCCGAAGAGTTGGTCTCGCTGTCGGTCCAGCACGGCACCTGCCCGCACTCGATGATGGGCGCAATCTTGGCCCACGCCGAAGTCGTCGTCGGCAACTACTACCACGCCTTCGACCCCGTGACGACCGGCGGGTTCACCGGCGCGCTACTGGACGACTCGACCTTCGTCGTCTGCGACGAGGCACACATGCTCGAACCCCGCGTCCGTGACCTCGTGAGCGACGCGGTGGGCGACAAGACCCTGCGCGACGCCGAGTCGGAACTCACCCGCGTCGTCCAACCCCTGAAGTTCGACGGCGACAAGGAGACCCATACCACCGCGGACGCCGACCTCGTGCGCGGCGAACTCGAAGACAGCGACGTGACCCTCTCGGACGTGGAAGCGACCCGCGACTTCTTCCGCGATTTGCGAGAGGAACTGGACCGCCGGGTCACGGCCCACCTCGAACGCGAACACCGCGGATGGAAGTCGAACCTCCACGACCTGCCCGACGACGAGATTCCCCTGCGGGACCCGACCCATCCCCAACCCGACGAAATCTCGGAGTGGGCCGAGTCGGAGGGCTACCACGACGGCATCTGGGTCAAGTCCGAGGCGGTCGGCGCAGTCGTTGCCCGCATCCTGAACGAGGCCGAGGACGACGAGAAAGAGCGGGCGGCCCCGGCCGCGGGCCGGGTCCTCGGCGAGTGGTACCGCAACGACCACGAACACTACTTCCGGGAGATAGAACTCGAACGGACGTGGAACGAGAAGGAACCCGACACTTCGTGGCGGCGCGCGTACAACGCCCGCCTCGCCATGCAGAACTGCGTGCCCAGCGACGCCATCGGCGAGCGACTCGCGGAGTTCGGCGGCGGCGTCCTGATGAGCGCGACTCTCGAACCGTTGGACGTGTTCGAGGAGGTGACGGGCCTGAACCACCTCGCCGAGGAGCAGGGCCGTCCGGTCGAGGAACGGACCTACGGCCTGAACTTCCCCGAGGAGCGCCGCGAGAGCTTCGCCGTGGACGCCCCAAAGTTCACCTACGACAACCGGGGTGCGCCGGGCGAGCAGACCCAAGCACGGCAGATGTACGCCGACGCGCTCCGCGACGTTGCGACCGAGACGCCCGGCAACGTCCTCGTGGGGATGCCCAACTACGCCGAGGCGGAGTGGGCGGCCGAGACCCTGCGGGAGAACCCCAAAGTCGGGAAGTCGGTCCTGCTGGACGAGAGTAGCGCCGACGACGTGACCGAGGACCTGAAAGCCGAGTTCTTCGGCGGCGACTCGAAGGTCCTCGTGACCAGTCTCCGGGGCACCCTCACCGAGGGCGTCGATTACGAGGGTGACCGACTCAGCGCCGCGGTGGTCTGTGGCGTCCCCATCATCAACACCGCGAGTCCCCGGACCAAAGCCGTCAGGACCGCCTACGAGCGAGCGTTCGGCGACGGCTTCGAGTACGCGCTGACGGTCCCCGCGGTCCGGAAGGCGCGCCAAGCCCTCGGCCGCGTGATTCGCGGTCCCGAGGAGGTCGGAGTCCGCGTGCTGGTGGACTCGCGGTACGCCCGCGACTCGTGGGACAGCGTGCGCGAGTACTTCCCCGAGACCGAACGCGAGGAGTTCCAGCCGGTGAGTCCGGACATGCTGTCGCTCGGAGTAGAGCGATTCTGGCGCGGGACGGAGTAGTCGGTCTACGTCCCGTTGCCCTCAACTAACTCGTCGAGTTCCCGGTTCACGTCGGTTATCTGGTCGGTCTGGTCGTCCAGTTCCACGGAGATTTCGTCGGTTCGCTCGGCGATTTCGTCGGCGTTCTCGGTCGTCTGGTCTATCATCGCGGCGACCTCTTCGGTACTCGCGGCCTGTTGGTCGGTCGCCGACGCCACCTCTTCGATGCCCTGATTGACCTCGTGGACCGACTCGGCGATGTCGTCTAAACTCCCGACCGCCGTGTCTACCGTCTTTATCCCCTCGTCTATCCGCGAATTGCTCTCTTCGAGACTCTCGACGGCGTTCTCGGTGTCGGCTTGGATGCGACTGACTTTCTGTTCGATTTCGCTCGCCTGCGTCTGGGACTCTTCGGCCAGAGTCTTGATTTCGTCGGCGACCACCGCGAAGCCGTCGCCGCCTTCGCTGGCGCGTGCGGCCTCGATGTTGGCGTTGAGCGCGAGCAGGTTGGTCTGTTCGGCGATGTCGTTGATGACGCCGACGATGTTGTCGATGTCCTGAACGCTCTCACGAATCGTCTGCACGTCGCTGGCGACGCTATCGGCCGCGTCCTGTATCTCGGTCATCGTCTCTTGGGCTTCTTCGGCGGCGTCCTGCCCTCGTTCGGCCTCTTGGCGGGCTTTCTCGCTGGCCGACGCGACTTCTTCCGACGACGAGGCGATTTCCTCGACTGCGGCGCTCAGGTCCGAAACCTCCTCGGACACCTGCGACATCCCGTCGGACTGTTCGCGTGCGAGCGCGGTGATTTCGTGAACTTGGTCGGCGATGCCTTCCGAGGACTCCTGTAGTTCCGCGAGCGAGGTCTGTATCTCGCTGGCGGCCTCGCGGTCGTAGTCGGCGTCGTCGTCTATGTCCTGTTCTATCTCTTCGACTTCCGTCTCCAGTTCGACTTCTCCCGCGTATTCGATGTCGTCTCGTTCCGCTTCGTCACCGCTATCGGAGCGTTCTACTCCGTTTTCGAACGCTTCCCCCGATTCATCCATATTTGAACATGTTTACTGCTCTTTGAAAAATACATGGGTTATCGAAATTTTCACATAATCTCCCCTATTCCCTCGGCCAAAAATGGTAATTTATTTATTTTCCG
It contains:
- a CDS encoding nitrous oxide reductase accessory protein NosL; its protein translation is MCSPDREQRSPSHDSHHRCTRDHRGDATGRRRDPTDGRRRSVLRAGALGIGASLAGCLGGLTGDGGEVPAAISVAGGLDCDACGMVVEKHPGPNGQLFYEGDSPEGHDNPARFDSLKQCFFPYKLEHEQMGWNLDAAYVTDYSSVDYDVSTQGGTTTISSHTAPESFARAKDVQYVVDSEVEGAMGPDFVPFSTQGDAQSFADEYGGEVVSYGDIGEGLLGR
- a CDS encoding SOUL family heme-binding protein, whose protein sequence is MRTRTKALLAGVGGLLAAWVGWGTYVDRTTETVPYETVETFDGVELRRYTRTVLVETTADDQRTAFGRLFRYISGENAADEELSMTAPVATDAGGTEVSMTTPVRTAWTDGESVPMTAPVRTTAKSATRDGGVTMAFYLPEEYTPGTAPTPTDPRVRLVVEPPRTLAVQRFSWYATDDRIERNLRDLRDELETRDLEPLGRPVVLQYDDPWTPPFMRRNEVAVEVETDGPNRSD
- a CDS encoding 30S ribosomal protein S6e, yielding MADFQVVVADPESGATHQRDVDGQDANRFLGKSIGEEADGGAVGLDGYTVEITGGSDDAGRPMRGDVAGPNLKEVLLDGGTGYKPSRDGERKRVTVRGGEVSEATAQLNVKISERGDESVEDLLGGGEDDE
- a CDS encoding DUF7112 family protein, whose product is MADRISSDHSSLTTVRSTLARSGGLDRPKVEIPADESDRFPDGEVVRVVAGDHEYRARIESPLTGDGREIRGLYETPSAARNPGDGENHLSSWLADTTVEFGQSVLVDVIEAGFKYGLREPGQRVFYEATESPDDSLASIAEQLDE
- a CDS encoding DUF7529 family protein, producing the protein MSDDAERDELVDDETIPEDVDEAELEEMAEEDPAAAFEHVGEIPGTHLRAAEFWDDILADMEATAEEYETDGWDTLQLHPGDVTALVPDEHDDRFGLDVLAPDDEFEELQGLLEGDASFDAYEVFRAMADGLVLFVVAMEDRDREIAVLYPAYYDAQNAQAMLTAAESAGEMRTYVRTLTEEQIEFTHDEPENFGPPSSEGDEGE
- a CDS encoding toxin-antitoxin system TumE family protein, which produces MVVTDDDFDGYERTKVYDDGTLVRISVRRTEDGSYPSGWRYTLHYGALTPDSKTLEDGTIRRYDNAHEDTKGHERHVAPDPEPEHVDFPGMAELYERFWDEIPITRFGPSDHNK
- a CDS encoding DUF5806 family protein — protein: MADDPPRPPENDKQDAERSADDADERDERAVESEEQATQTEDVPADVRKYERFKKMDGAQYERVNEFLRDRTYITAREWAIARLCADFRTETGVEMTKIGENLPGLVPFMTDTYTPQAVNQARSSFEDKVRQSGATFLYGAMSGFFTAEELDDMMYEVTEVAKFLLEVEGVDLSVEEELEAEDRISGVMREVRSASEQLRHDELECPNCGHEMETGDAAETDD
- a CDS encoding universal stress protein; amino-acid sequence: MNVLLGIGGSDDSLRALEETIERAQAAGDDLTVAILENPESERETRDIETRVFEALETAEFAAGVRHLSGDPGSRLVDLAEREEFDQIVLGGGQRSPMGKIKLGHIAEFVLLNSPVSVKLVR
- a CDS encoding GNAT family N-acetyltransferase — encoded protein: MSRSERSYPDEAAGSFPKPPLSFADKEGRELEIRPYEDDEFEAVVEMYADFEPADRAQGIPPATESRVRDWFENLLDGLNVVAWHDDRAVGHATLVPDEDAYELAIFVHQEYQRAGIGSNLIRALLGHGQANGVEKVWLTVERWNHAAVNLYESVGFETHGTESFEIEMVLRL